The genomic interval AGCTTTCATACTCTTCCTCCGGTGTCTCCTGTTTGACGTATCGAACCCATTGTCCGGGGCGTAACTCGTCCCTGCATGAACCGCGTGGTTTCAACCTGCGCATCACAATGTAAGCATCAGCTTTAGAAGCCGATTCACGCAGGGACTAGCTCCGCCCCGGCAATCCCCTTGCTGTGGCGCAAGGCGGTTAGCTTGCGCGAGTCATTGCGCAAGCTAACCGCCTTGCGCCACAGGCTTATGCTTCTGCTGCCGCGATCATCGCGGCAACCTCTTCGTCTAAGGTCTGCTCGGCCAACCGGGCGATGGCGACCGTGCCGGTGCGAACGATCTCGCGGATGCCGAACGGCTTGAGCAGATCGATCATGGCGCTGACTTTGTTCCAATCGCCGGTCGCCTCAACGATCATGCCTTCGTCGCTGACATCAACGACCTTGGCGCGGAAGATGCCGACCAGACTCAAGACCTCCTGGCGCTCGGCGCCGGCGCGCGCGCCGACATTGATTAGCGCCATCTCGCGCTCGATGTGGCGCACGCCGTTCATGTCAACGGCGCGCAGCACGCGCACCTGCTTATCGAGCTGGCGCGTGATCTGTTCAATCGTCTCGTCATCACCGCGCGTCACCAGCGTCATGCGCGAGATGTTGCCGTCGAGCGTCTCGGCGACCGTCAGGCTCTCGATGTTGTAGCCGCGGGCGCTGAACATGCCGACGATGCGCGACAGCTCGCCGAAGCGATTCTCGACTAAAATGGAAAGCGTGTGTCTCATCGTGACCTTACTTGTTAGCGGTGATTACTTCAGCACCATGTCTTTGAGGCCCGCGCCGGCGGGAACCATCGGGTAAACGTTCACCTCTTCGGCGACCAGGATGTCCATGACGACGACGCCGGGCGTAGCTAACCCGCGCTGCAAGGTGGCGCGCAGTTGTTCGGGCCGCGTCGCCCGGAGGCCGGTCGCGCCGTAGGCTTCGGCGAGCTTCACGAAATCGGGCAGCCACTCCATGTTGACGTGCGAGTAAGCGCGGTCATAAAACAGCTCCTGCCACTGGCGCACCATGCCAAGATAGTTGTTGTTCATGATGACGATCTTGGTGTTCGCCTTGTACTGCACGGCAGTCGCCAGCTCTTGCGCGGTCATCTGAAAGCCGCCGTCGCCGACGAAGGCAATCACCTGCTTGTCGGGGTGCGCCATCTGCGCGCCGAGCGCCGCCGGGAAGCCGAAACCCA from Blastocatellia bacterium carries:
- the ilvN gene encoding acetolactate synthase small subunit; this translates as MRHTLSILVENRFGELSRIVGMFSARGYNIESLTVAETLDGNISRMTLVTRGDDETIEQITRQLDKQVRVLRAVDMNGVRHIEREMALINVGARAGAERQEVLSLVGIFRAKVVDVSDEGMIVEATGDWNKVSAMIDLLKPFGIREIVRTGTVAIARLAEQTLDEEVAAMIAAAEA